A window of Acidobacteriota bacterium contains these coding sequences:
- the selA gene encoding L-seryl-tRNA(Sec) selenium transferase codes for MSGARPPRMDRLLAEPGALALAREFGPAETKRALRQALDAGVARWRVSGEVPLAGDVIREAGLRLAEAFRPPLRRVVNATGVVLHTNLGRAPLSRPLLREVEGILAGYVDLEMDLGAGRRGHRDAALERAFQDLLGTEYGVVVVNNNAAATLLLLNTFSSGRETLVSRGELVEIGGGFRMPEVMKASGALLREVGTTNRTRVSDYRRAAGPQSALILKVHTSNYRILGFTEEVSLEALTELGRDLGLAVGFDLGSGLVDPTAASRVPDEPTVTSALAARPDALCFSGDKLLGACQAGILLVAPQHVSAFRANPLLRALRVDKVTYSLLAAAVDRYRRGRRLEIPVLALLDREAGDLRRRARALLRRVSRSCPDRFHLEVAEAEGRTGAGSAPLTALPSPALAVVPRSGDPEDLERHLRAGGDPPVVTQTSEGRVLIHLRTLLPGDERDVARRLSEYPGRTP; via the coding sequence ATGAGCGGGGCGCGTCCGCCCCGGATGGACCGCCTCCTCGCCGAACCGGGAGCCCTGGCCCTGGCCCGCGAGTTCGGTCCCGCGGAAACCAAGCGGGCCCTTCGCCAGGCCCTCGACGCCGGCGTCGCGCGGTGGAGGGTATCCGGCGAAGTCCCCCTCGCCGGGGACGTGATCCGGGAGGCCGGTCTCCGGCTCGCCGAGGCCTTCCGCCCCCCTCTCCGCCGCGTCGTCAACGCCACGGGGGTCGTCCTTCACACCAACCTCGGAAGGGCTCCCCTTTCCCGCCCCCTCCTTCGGGAGGTCGAGGGCATTCTCGCGGGGTACGTGGACCTGGAAATGGACCTGGGGGCGGGCCGCAGGGGCCACCGCGACGCGGCCCTGGAGAGGGCCTTTCAGGATCTCCTGGGGACCGAATACGGCGTGGTGGTCGTGAACAACAATGCGGCGGCGACCCTTCTCCTGCTCAACACCTTTTCCTCGGGCCGCGAAACCCTGGTGAGCCGGGGCGAACTCGTGGAAATCGGGGGCGGCTTCCGCATGCCCGAGGTCATGAAGGCCTCGGGGGCCCTCCTGAGGGAGGTGGGCACGACCAACCGAACGCGCGTCTCCGACTACCGCCGCGCAGCAGGCCCCCAGAGTGCGCTGATTCTCAAGGTCCATACGTCCAATTACCGGATCCTCGGCTTCACCGAAGAGGTGAGCCTGGAGGCCCTCACCGAACTGGGCCGGGATCTGGGGCTGGCCGTCGGCTTTGACCTGGGATCGGGCCTGGTGGATCCAACGGCCGCTTCCAGGGTGCCCGACGAACCCACCGTGACGTCGGCCCTCGCCGCCCGGCCCGATGCGCTTTGCTTCAGCGGAGACAAGCTGCTCGGTGCTTGCCAGGCGGGAATCCTGCTGGTGGCCCCCCAACACGTTTCGGCCTTCCGCGCCAACCCTCTTCTGAGGGCCCTCCGGGTGGACAAGGTGACGTACTCCCTGCTCGCCGCGGCGGTGGACCGCTACCGGCGGGGGCGGCGCCTGGAAATCCCGGTCCTGGCCCTTCTCGACCGGGAGGCGGGGGACCTTCGGCGGCGGGCCAGGGCCCTCCTGCGCCGCGTATCGAGGTCCTGCCCTGACCGCTTCCATCTGGAGGTGGCCGAAGCGGAGGGACGCACCGGGGCCGGATCGGCCCCCTTGACGGCCCTTCCGTCTCCCGCCCTCGCCGTGGTCCCGCGCTCCGGGGACCCGGAGGACCTCGAACGCCACCTCCGCGCGGGCGGAGACCCCCCGGTGGTGACCCAGACCTCCGAGGGCCGCGTCCTGATCCACCTCCGGACGCTCCTGCCGGGTGACGAGCGGGACGTCGCGCGGCGCCTCTCGGAATACCCGGGGAGGACACCGTGA
- a CDS encoding HAD family hydrolase, with protein MALLLFDVDGTLVRPLGLGRTAFLSALEREFSAPVDPPSFSYDGLLDTEIARRTLTSLNVEPDPPVLERLLEAYVTRLAAQPFPPPEQCRCEGLPAALDRCLQRGHRLALLTGNVRDGALVKLRAAGLEAYFQDGGGGLLGAFGEDAAERHGLVPVALNRCQRHYGEEFPEDSVWIVGDSGRDIRAARAAGIRCAAVATGHTPPEALRALAPDALLSSLGDSEALCAAVEGGGAP; from the coding sequence ATGGCTCTTCTGCTCTTCGACGTGGACGGCACCCTGGTGCGGCCCCTCGGCCTGGGCCGCACGGCCTTCTTGTCGGCGCTCGAGAGGGAATTCTCCGCCCCGGTGGACCCTCCCTCCTTCTCCTACGACGGACTGCTCGACACCGAGATCGCACGCAGGACCCTCACCTCCCTGAACGTCGAGCCCGACCCTCCGGTCCTGGAGCGTCTGCTCGAAGCCTACGTGACACGGCTGGCGGCCCAGCCCTTCCCCCCCCCGGAACAGTGCCGTTGCGAGGGCCTCCCCGCGGCACTCGATCGCTGCCTCCAGCGCGGCCACCGCCTGGCGTTGCTCACGGGGAACGTCCGCGACGGGGCCCTCGTGAAGCTGCGCGCCGCCGGCCTCGAGGCATATTTTCAAGACGGAGGAGGGGGCCTCCTGGGCGCCTTCGGAGAAGACGCCGCGGAGCGTCACGGCCTCGTTCCTGTGGCCCTGAATCGGTGTCAGCGCCATTACGGGGAGGAATTCCCCGAGGACTCCGTCTGGATCGTCGGGGACTCCGGGAGGGACATTCGCGCGGCGCGAGCCGCCGGGATCCGGTGCGCGGCCGTCGCCACGGGCCACACCCCTCCCGAGGCTCTGCGGGCATTGGCGCCCGACGCCCTTCTGTCCAGTCTGGGGGATTCGGAGGCGCTCTGCGCCGCCGTGGAGGGGGGGGGCGCGCCATGA